In Flavobacterium sp. N3904, one DNA window encodes the following:
- a CDS encoding response regulator, producing the protein MNTTTKIKLFLVDDDALFLKSLEIEFLDHADFEIETYSTGELCLANLSNTPDVIILDYHLDGIDLNAINGIDTLDKIKAFNPEIDVIMLSSQDKIEVAIDCMHHQAYDYVVKSETAFVRLQKIISSLFEFRKMKKELNWYMERM; encoded by the coding sequence ATGAATACCACAACCAAAATAAAACTGTTCTTAGTTGACGATGATGCTTTGTTCCTAAAATCTCTTGAAATAGAATTTCTGGATCACGCCGATTTCGAGATAGAAACCTACTCTACCGGTGAACTTTGCTTGGCTAATTTATCCAATACTCCAGATGTAATTATTTTGGATTATCATCTAGATGGTATTGATTTGAATGCCATAAACGGTATTGACACTTTGGATAAAATAAAAGCATTCAATCCCGAAATTGACGTTATCATGTTGTCTTCTCAAGACAAAATAGAGGTTGCAATTGATTGTATGCACCATCAAGCCTATGATTATGTGGTAAAAAGTGAAACGGCATTTGTTCGTTTGCAAAAAATAATATCATCTCTTTTCGAATTTAGAAAAATGAAAAAAGAACTGAATTGGTATATGGAAAGAATGTAA
- a CDS encoding 2,3-bisphosphoglycerate-dependent phosphoglycerate mutase encodes MAILTLIRHGQSTYNFENRFTGNTDVELTLFGKEEAEKAGVKLKNYKYDIAYTSMLKRAQETLQIILQVIQQTKIPIVADKALNERRYGNLQGQNKDEVTNKYGAQQVEIWRRSYDIRPPDGESLADTYDRVVPYYKKEIEPKLKSGRNVLIVAHGNSLRALVMYLEGIDQKEIVSFEIPTGSPRQYVFEGDLKIKSVNYL; translated from the coding sequence ATGGCAATTCTGACACTTATCAGACACGGACAGTCGACCTATAATTTTGAAAATCGTTTTACAGGAAATACAGATGTGGAACTCACATTGTTTGGAAAAGAAGAAGCCGAAAAAGCAGGTGTCAAGTTAAAGAATTATAAATATGACATTGCTTATACTTCGATGCTTAAACGAGCTCAGGAAACTTTGCAAATAATTTTGCAAGTTATACAGCAAACCAAAATTCCAATTGTTGCTGATAAAGCATTAAATGAAAGAAGATATGGAAATTTACAAGGGCAAAACAAAGACGAGGTTACCAATAAATATGGTGCTCAACAAGTAGAAATCTGGAGAAGAAGCTATGATATTCGACCGCCAGATGGCGAAAGTCTAGCCGATACCTATGACAGAGTAGTTCCGTATTATAAAAAAGAAATAGAACCAAAACTCAAATCGGGTCGAAATGTTTTGATAGTAGCACACGGCAATAGTCTGCGAGCGCTAGTTATGTATTTGGAAGGGATTGACCAAAAAGAAATTGTCAGTTTTGAAATTCCTACAGGTTCTCCAAGGCAGTATGTTTTTGAGGGTGATCTAAAGATAAAGAGTGTGAATTATTTGTAA
- a CDS encoding Dps family protein: MEPQIGISKQNLQKSIAFLSSVLADEMTLYIKIRKFHWNVSGNSFMELHKLFENQYKQLEASIDEIAERISKLGGKTIGTMKEFSELTRLKENPNKYPSQKDMILELLEDQETVIVQLRKDITVCAEENNDAGSADFMTGLMEDHETMAWILRRYLS, translated from the coding sequence ATGGAACCACAAATTGGAATCAGCAAACAAAATTTACAAAAAAGCATTGCATTTCTATCTTCAGTTTTGGCAGATGAAATGACATTATACATTAAAATAAGAAAATTTCATTGGAACGTTTCGGGTAATAGTTTTATGGAATTACATAAATTATTCGAAAATCAATACAAACAATTGGAGGCTTCAATTGATGAAATTGCAGAGCGTATCAGTAAATTAGGTGGAAAAACAATTGGTACTATGAAAGAGTTTTCAGAGCTAACAAGGCTTAAAGAAAACCCAAATAAATATCCATCGCAAAAAGATATGATTCTTGAGCTCTTAGAAGATCAAGAAACTGTTATTGTACAATTGAGAAAAGACATAACGGTCTGTGCTGAAGAAAATAACGATGCAGGTTCGGCCGATTTTATGACTGGTTTGATGGAAGATCATGAAACAATGGCTTGGATACTTAGGCGATACTTGAGTTAA
- a CDS encoding NADPH-dependent FMN reductase yields the protein MYHISIISSSIRTGRKSHNVAVYLQKYMTKNKLATVGILDLKSYNFPIFEERLQFQEKPTAATLEFAEKIKASDGIIIVTPEYNGGFPASLKNVIDLLYAEWEHKPIGISTVSEGGYAGSQALIFLQFMLWKIKAFTIPATLPIAKVQEEFDDLGNAIHKEETDKLASAFIKELLWSIKLTKKESYPSDVISF from the coding sequence ATGTATCATATTTCAATTATATCATCTAGCATACGAACGGGTCGAAAAAGTCATAATGTTGCTGTTTACTTGCAAAAGTATATGACCAAAAACAAATTGGCCACAGTCGGAATATTAGATTTGAAAAGCTATAATTTTCCGATTTTTGAAGAACGATTGCAATTTCAAGAAAAACCTACTGCAGCAACACTTGAGTTTGCAGAGAAAATTAAAGCTTCTGATGGAATCATTATCGTCACTCCTGAATATAATGGTGGTTTCCCTGCAAGTTTAAAAAATGTTATTGACCTCTTGTATGCCGAGTGGGAACATAAACCTATTGGAATTTCTACTGTTTCAGAAGGAGGCTATGCAGGATCTCAAGCTTTGATTTTTTTACAATTTATGCTTTGGAAAATAAAAGCATTTACAATTCCAGCTACATTACCAATTGCAAAAGTACAAGAGGAATTTGATGATTTGGGAAATGCAATTCATAAAGAAGAAACAGATAAGTTAGCTTCTGCTTTTATAAAAGAATTACTTTGGTCCATAAAATTAACTAAAAAAGAGTCTTATCCATCGGATGTGATCAGTTTTTAA
- a CDS encoding AI-2E family transporter has product MTTSSATVIKKLILFFLVFAGLYYGQVFFMPLVIGGILATLFLPYCNWMEKHKIPKGLAVFLCLFTLALFISGLIALLSWKISDVVNDITLLKEKAIDTVDYIQKYIFNHFNISIEEQYKILKEEKPSYTSMMKMALSSLATILTNLILVTAYFLFLLYYRSHIKQFILKLTAISEQKAMELILHKIANVSQQYLVGLSKMIACLWIMYYAGFSFIGLENAFFFAILCGFLEIIPFVGNITGTALTILIAAMHGGNLALLGGIVLTYGIVQFIQGWLLEPLMLGPQVKINPLFTVIALVLGELLWGIPGIILAIPLTAMLKIICDHVESLKAYGFLIGEIEVKGSKNFSFIKKIKRFVGIH; this is encoded by the coding sequence ATGACGACATCATCTGCAACCGTTATTAAGAAACTAATTCTATTTTTTCTTGTTTTTGCTGGTCTATATTATGGTCAGGTATTTTTTATGCCATTGGTGATAGGAGGAATTTTGGCAACTTTATTTTTACCTTATTGCAATTGGATGGAAAAACATAAAATTCCAAAAGGATTGGCTGTATTTCTTTGTCTTTTTACATTAGCACTTTTTATTTCGGGCCTAATTGCACTATTAAGTTGGAAAATATCCGATGTAGTAAATGACATTACACTGCTGAAAGAAAAAGCGATAGATACTGTTGACTATATTCAAAAATACATTTTTAACCATTTTAATATTTCAATAGAAGAACAATACAAAATATTGAAAGAGGAAAAACCTTCGTACACGAGTATGATGAAAATGGCATTGAGTTCGCTAGCCACCATCTTGACCAACCTTATTTTGGTTACCGCATATTTCTTGTTTTTATTGTATTATCGTTCGCATATCAAACAATTTATTTTAAAACTTACCGCTATTTCAGAGCAAAAAGCTATGGAATTAATTTTGCATAAAATAGCAAATGTATCGCAACAATATTTGGTAGGATTATCTAAAATGATTGCTTGTTTATGGATTATGTACTATGCCGGCTTTAGTTTTATAGGCTTAGAAAATGCATTCTTTTTTGCCATACTTTGCGGATTTCTAGAAATAATTCCTTTTGTTGGGAACATCACCGGAACGGCACTTACCATTTTGATTGCAGCAATGCATGGAGGAAATCTTGCTCTTTTGGGTGGAATCGTTTTAACTTATGGAATTGTTCAATTTATACAAGGTTGGTTGCTAGAACCATTGATGCTGGGACCTCAAGTAAAAATAAATCCCTTGTTTACAGTTATTGCATTGGTGTTGGGAGAACTTCTTTGGGGAATACCAGGAATTATTTTGGCAATACCACTTACTGCTATGCTAAAAATTATTTGTGATCATGTCGAATCATTAAAAGCGTATGGGTTTTTAATTGGTGAAATTGAAGTCAAAGGATCTAAAAATTTTAGTTTTATAAAAAAAATAAAAAGGTTTGTAGGAATTCATTAA
- a CDS encoding OmpA family protein: MKKFILLCTCLAFTYCYCAEAKGFKRSFEVFDSIVCYNGELGIEFYKMDTSFYGIESFTASLIELKKDTDNDGVADKNDKCPDTPAGVAVDKTGCPLDKDIDGVADYKDECPDVFGLGTLNGCPDRDIDGIADAKDRCPDVAGTQALMGCPDVDNDGVADIDDKCENTTAGFKVDATGCPFDNDKDGLANEMDLCPDAFGPLALKGCPDSDGDGVTDDKDRCPTEKGNIADKGCPIINPADAKKITDIAGKLFFENDSATLKFSSYQQLDYLVAILNRYNGTNIQIEGYTDSNATKEYNIDLSRERAVSVKTYLMNKGIAGERLFAVGFGDAKPIESNKTASGRAKNRRVELKTSY, translated from the coding sequence ATGAAAAAATTTATATTATTATGTACCTGCTTAGCATTTACATATTGCTACTGCGCAGAAGCCAAAGGTTTTAAAAGGAGTTTTGAAGTGTTTGATAGTATAGTTTGCTATAATGGAGAATTAGGTATAGAATTTTATAAAATGGATACGTCATTTTATGGAATTGAAAGTTTTACAGCATCACTTATAGAATTAAAAAAAGATACCGATAATGATGGCGTAGCCGATAAAAATGATAAATGCCCAGACACACCAGCAGGTGTTGCAGTAGACAAAACAGGTTGTCCGCTTGACAAAGATATTGATGGAGTTGCTGATTATAAGGATGAATGTCCCGATGTATTTGGTTTAGGAACCTTGAATGGATGTCCAGATAGAGATATTGATGGTATTGCTGATGCTAAAGATCGTTGTCCTGATGTTGCAGGAACTCAAGCTTTAATGGGATGTCCTGATGTTGATAATGATGGTGTAGCAGATATTGATGATAAATGTGAAAATACAACTGCAGGATTCAAAGTAGATGCAACCGGATGTCCTTTTGACAATGATAAAGATGGTTTGGCCAATGAAATGGATTTGTGCCCTGATGCATTTGGACCATTGGCTTTAAAAGGCTGTCCAGATTCTGATGGTGATGGTGTTACTGATGATAAAGACCGTTGTCCGACCGAAAAAGGAAATATTGCGGACAAAGGTTGTCCTATAATTAACCCTGCAGATGCAAAAAAAATAACGGATATAGCTGGTAAACTTTTTTTTGAAAATGATAGCGCTACCTTAAAATTTTCTTCTTACCAGCAACTCGATTATTTGGTTGCTATTTTAAACCGTTACAATGGAACCAATATACAAATTGAAGGATATACAGACAGTAATGCCACAAAAGAATACAACATCGACTTATCTCGTGAACGAGCTGTTTCTGTAAAAACTTATTTGATGAACAAAGGTATCGCTGGTGAAAGATTGTTTGCTGTAGGATTTGGAGATGCTAAACCAATTGAAAGTAACAAAACAGCTTCTGGTAGAGCCAAAAACAGAAGGGTCGAATTGAAAACATCTTATTAG
- a CDS encoding OmpA family protein: protein MKKLLFLCTCLAFTFVTNAQTEDRKWNIGIFGGATQYNGDLGNDFYKTDMTFYGVAGLSVSRYLGKYFDLNMAASKGTVAYNRDNGYFNSEFSSLALNLKINFLNPDYIVRPYVFGGLGAMLFDKKFDVNSKKIDYLLPTAGGGLTFRLSPVVVLNLQETFMFTDGDDRDGVTGGSKDAFLTHTLGLSFNLGEKKDADKDGVSDRNDKCPDTPAGVAVDKNGCPLDKDNDGVADYQDECPDVAGSPALNGCPDRDKDGVADAKDRCPDLAGPVALKGCPDSDNDGVADIDDKCPNTIAGYKVDASGCPLDNDKDGVVNNEDRCPDVAGPVALKGCPDTDGDGVADIDDRCPTVKGTIANKGCPDISPQDVKRIAYIAGKIFFENASAKLKGSSFVELNELVLILNRYSGTNLLIEGHTDSNGSDTYNLNLSQERMESVKKYLESQGINSTRLTAIGYGESKPIANNKTSLGRAKNRRVELKTTY from the coding sequence ATGAAAAAATTACTATTCTTATGTACGTGCTTAGCATTTACATTTGTTACGAATGCACAAACCGAAGATCGAAAATGGAATATTGGAATATTTGGAGGTGCAACACAGTATAATGGAGATTTGGGTAACGATTTTTATAAAACAGACATGACGTTTTATGGAGTTGCCGGTCTATCGGTTTCGAGATATTTAGGAAAATATTTTGATTTGAACATGGCGGCAAGCAAAGGAACAGTTGCCTACAACCGAGATAATGGTTATTTCAACAGTGAGTTTTCATCACTTGCCCTGAATTTAAAAATCAATTTTTTAAACCCAGATTACATCGTTAGACCTTATGTCTTTGGTGGATTAGGAGCTATGCTTTTTGACAAAAAATTTGATGTTAACAGCAAAAAAATTGACTATCTTTTGCCAACCGCAGGGGGTGGATTGACTTTTAGACTGAGCCCAGTGGTAGTACTTAATTTGCAAGAGACTTTTATGTTTACAGATGGTGATGACAGAGATGGAGTCACTGGAGGAAGCAAGGACGCCTTCTTAACGCATACTTTGGGTTTGTCCTTTAACTTAGGAGAAAAAAAAGATGCCGATAAAGATGGTGTTTCAGATAGAAATGACAAATGCCCGGATACACCAGCAGGTGTAGCAGTAGACAAAAACGGTTGTCCTCTTGACAAAGACAATGATGGTGTTGCAGATTATCAAGACGAATGTCCAGATGTGGCAGGTTCTCCAGCCCTAAATGGTTGTCCAGATAGAGACAAAGATGGTGTAGCTGATGCAAAAGACCGTTGTCCTGATCTTGCTGGTCCAGTAGCCTTAAAAGGTTGTCCAGATTCTGATAACGATGGTGTTGCAGACATTGATGATAAATGTCCAAATACCATAGCAGGCTATAAAGTTGACGCTTCAGGATGTCCTTTGGATAATGACAAAGATGGAGTAGTAAATAATGAGGATCGTTGTCCTGATGTTGCTGGACCAGTAGCTCTAAAAGGTTGTCCAGATACCGATGGTGATGGTGTTGCCGATATTGATGACCGTTGCCCTACCGTAAAAGGAACAATTGCAAACAAAGGATGTCCAGACATATCTCCACAAGATGTGAAAAGAATTGCTTATATAGCTGGTAAAATTTTCTTCGAAAATGCAAGTGCGAAGTTAAAAGGTTCTTCATTTGTTGAACTAAATGAGTTAGTTCTAATCTTAAACCGTTACAGCGGAACCAATTTGCTAATTGAAGGCCACACTGATAGTAATGGTAGTGATACATACAATTTGAATTTATCTCAAGAACGTATGGAATCTGTAAAAAAATATCTGGAAAGCCAAGGTATTAACAGTACTAGATTGACAGCAATAGGTTATGGCGAAAGCAAACCAATCGCAAATAACAAAACGTCATTGGGTCGTGCCAAAAACAGAAGAGTTGAATTGAAAACAACATACTAA
- a CDS encoding pesticidal protein Cry7Aa: MVTLKKEGVLIQKTALVFENEGVLNPAAIKEGDYVHLFYRAVSTGNYSSIGYCKLKGPLTVKHRDQAPILVSEFDYESHGVEDPRIVKIEDTYYLSYTAFDGVNALGAMATSTDLVRWNKKGIIVPQITYDEFDAITTNNKKVNEKYFRYNNHEAVTEILDEKVLMWDKNIILFPRKIDDKFVFLHRIKPDIQIVVSVKNLEELNSQFWANYFTHFDECIVMKPKYEHEASYIGGGCPPVETKLGWLIIYHGVQDTIKGYVYSACAALLDLKNPMKEIARLPYPLFKPELIWELKGEVNNVCFPSGTALFDDTLYIYYGAADERIGTASVSITELLNELMLNTVKNEK; this comes from the coding sequence ATGGTGACATTAAAAAAAGAAGGAGTTCTTATTCAAAAAACAGCTCTGGTTTTTGAGAACGAAGGGGTTCTAAATCCAGCTGCAATTAAAGAAGGTGATTATGTTCATCTTTTTTACAGAGCTGTAAGTACAGGTAATTACTCCAGTATTGGATATTGTAAATTGAAAGGGCCTTTAACTGTAAAACACCGTGATCAGGCTCCAATTCTTGTATCCGAATTTGATTATGAATCCCATGGTGTTGAAGATCCCAGAATTGTAAAAATAGAAGACACCTATTATCTATCCTATACTGCCTTTGATGGTGTAAATGCTCTGGGAGCAATGGCAACATCAACCGATTTGGTGCGGTGGAACAAGAAAGGAATAATTGTCCCTCAAATTACCTACGATGAATTTGATGCCATTACAACAAACAATAAAAAAGTAAATGAAAAATACTTTCGCTACAACAATCACGAAGCTGTAACCGAAATACTAGATGAAAAAGTATTGATGTGGGACAAAAACATCATTTTATTTCCAAGAAAAATTGATGATAAATTTGTTTTTCTGCATCGTATTAAACCTGACATTCAAATTGTTGTTTCTGTAAAAAATTTAGAGGAACTGAATTCTCAATTTTGGGCAAACTACTTTACCCATTTTGATGAATGTATTGTAATGAAACCCAAATACGAACATGAAGCCAGTTATATTGGTGGAGGATGCCCCCCTGTCGAAACAAAACTTGGTTGGCTCATTATTTATCATGGTGTCCAGGATACCATAAAAGGATATGTTTATTCTGCTTGTGCAGCTCTATTGGATCTAAAAAACCCCATGAAGGAGATTGCCCGATTGCCCTATCCCCTTTTTAAACCCGAATTAATATGGGAATTAAAAGGCGAAGTCAATAATGTGTGTTTTCCTAGCGGAACCGCCTTATTTGATGACACTCTTTACATCTATTATGGAGCTGCCGATGAACGTATAGGAACTGCCTCTGTGAGTATAACTGAATTATTAAATGAACTAATGCTTAATACTGTTAAAAATGAGAAATAG
- a CDS encoding glycosyltransferase has product MRNRITTQNPNILSAGILKTEFNAPVSNHLISDTAIKLPEILFITTYPPRECGIATYSQDLIKSLNNKFKNSFKIKICALESDTEKHHYNESIKYILNTDQPNGFYDLSEKINANNSIQMVLLQHEFGLFRKNEANFIQFLYKIKKPIIIVFHTVLKNPDNSFKVNVQVIAQLAHSIIVMTNSSAKILKDDYGVDPEKISVIAHGTHLVPHSDKEFLKEKYNLSEKKVLSTFGLLGSGKSIETTLDAMPNIIKENKDVLFLIIGKTHPSIVKVEGEKYRTMLEAKIKTLQLQNHVLFINTFLPLPQLLDFLQLTDIYLFTSKDPNQAVSGTFSYAISCGCPIISTPIPHASEVLSDGAGIIIDFGNSEQLAKEVNHLLKDNHLRKNISSKGLHKIAPTAWENSAIAHALLFEKTGNKNFNLNYKIPEINLDHIKKLTTDFGMIQFSVINKPDLESGYTIDDNARAMVAMCEHFELNKDKTDLDLIKIYLNFITNCLQDNGSFLNYVDEDGDFTNQNNETNLEDSNGRAIWALGYLISLASILPIEIVEKAKMTLQKTTVNLHKIHSTRAMAFIIKGLYYANIKEKSPQNTAIIKKLANRILQMYKHESNPNWTWFESYLTYGNSILPEAMLCAFLSTGNATYKAVAKTSFDFLLSKIFLGDSIKVISNKGWLLKENATKSREIGGEQPIDVAYTILALSKFSIAFKDEEYTRKIKIAFNWFLGNNHLHQIIYNPCTGGCYDGLEDTYVNLNQGAESTVSYLMARLCIEKNSRHSFKLHATNEAEKEFYLKLSRKKTLV; this is encoded by the coding sequence ATGAGAAATAGAATCACCACCCAAAACCCAAATATCTTATCAGCCGGAATATTAAAAACGGAGTTTAATGCTCCTGTTTCCAATCATTTAATTTCTGATACAGCAATAAAACTGCCTGAAATATTGTTTATCACCACTTACCCTCCAAGAGAATGTGGCATTGCAACTTATTCTCAGGATTTGATTAAATCTCTAAATAATAAATTTAAAAATTCGTTTAAAATAAAAATTTGTGCTTTAGAATCAGATACAGAGAAACATCATTATAACGAATCTATAAAATACATTCTCAATACCGATCAACCAAATGGCTTCTATGATTTGTCGGAGAAAATTAACGCCAATAATTCAATTCAGATGGTATTGTTGCAACATGAATTTGGGCTTTTTAGAAAAAATGAAGCCAATTTTATACAGTTTTTATATAAAATTAAAAAACCTATAATTATTGTATTTCACACAGTATTAAAAAATCCTGACAATTCATTTAAAGTAAACGTGCAAGTAATAGCACAGCTCGCACACTCTATAATTGTAATGACTAATTCTTCAGCCAAGATTTTGAAAGACGACTATGGAGTTGATCCAGAAAAAATATCTGTAATTGCCCATGGAACACATCTAGTACCTCATTCTGACAAAGAATTTTTAAAAGAAAAATATAATTTATCCGAAAAAAAAGTGCTCTCAACTTTTGGTTTATTGGGTTCTGGAAAAAGTATCGAAACAACGCTTGATGCCATGCCCAACATTATCAAAGAAAACAAAGATGTTTTGTTTTTAATAATTGGAAAAACACATCCATCAATAGTAAAAGTTGAAGGTGAAAAATACAGAACAATGCTCGAAGCAAAAATTAAAACCTTACAATTACAGAACCATGTTTTGTTTATCAATACTTTTTTACCGCTACCCCAGCTTTTAGACTTTTTGCAACTGACAGATATCTATTTGTTTACTTCAAAAGATCCGAATCAAGCCGTGAGCGGAACATTTTCATATGCCATAAGTTGTGGTTGCCCCATTATCTCCACTCCTATTCCGCATGCTAGCGAAGTGTTGAGTGATGGTGCAGGTATTATAATTGATTTTGGAAATTCAGAACAACTAGCCAAAGAAGTCAATCATTTACTTAAAGACAACCATTTAAGAAAAAATATAAGTTCAAAAGGATTGCATAAGATCGCACCAACTGCATGGGAAAACTCGGCAATTGCTCATGCGCTTTTATTTGAAAAAACCGGTAATAAAAATTTTAATTTGAACTATAAAATTCCAGAAATCAATTTAGATCACATCAAAAAATTGACTACCGATTTTGGGATGATTCAGTTTTCAGTTATCAATAAACCCGATCTAGAATCTGGTTATACTATAGATGACAATGCGCGTGCCATGGTGGCAATGTGCGAACATTTTGAATTAAATAAAGACAAAACCGATTTAGATTTAATCAAAATATACTTAAATTTTATAACAAATTGTTTGCAAGACAATGGCTCGTTTTTAAATTATGTTGATGAGGATGGTGATTTTACCAATCAAAATAACGAAACCAATCTAGAAGATTCTAATGGAAGAGCCATTTGGGCTTTGGGCTATTTAATTTCTTTAGCTTCAATTTTGCCTATAGAAATAGTCGAAAAAGCAAAAATGACTTTGCAAAAGACTACAGTTAATTTACATAAAATTCATTCGACTCGTGCCATGGCATTTATTATAAAAGGGCTCTATTATGCCAATATAAAAGAGAAATCGCCTCAAAATACAGCAATAATAAAAAAACTAGCCAATAGAATACTTCAAATGTACAAACACGAATCAAATCCCAATTGGACTTGGTTTGAAAGTTACTTGACTTACGGCAACAGTATTTTGCCCGAAGCGATGCTTTGTGCATTTTTAAGTACAGGAAATGCAACTTATAAAGCGGTTGCTAAAACGTCATTTGACTTTCTTTTGAGTAAAATTTTCTTAGGCGATAGCATTAAAGTCATATCAAATAAAGGGTGGTTACTCAAAGAAAACGCAACTAAAAGTCGAGAAATTGGAGGCGAACAGCCCATTGATGTTGCCTATACTATTTTGGCTTTAAGCAAATTTTCTATAGCCTTCAAAGATGAGGAATACACCAGAAAAATAAAAATAGCATTCAACTGGTTTTTGGGTAATAATCATCTACATCAAATCATTTATAATCCTTGTACAGGTGGATGTTATGACGGATTGGAAGACACATATGTCAATTTAAATCAAGGAGCAGAATCTACCGTAAGTTATTTAATGGCTCGATTATGCATCGAAAAAAACAGTAGACACTCTTTTAAATTACATGCTACAAATGAAGCAGAAAAAGAATTCTATTTGAAATTAAGTCGCAAAAAAACATTGGTTTAA
- a CDS encoding PA2169 family four-helix-bundle protein: MDRTKSIDALNNLISINNNRFESYAKASRQTDESDLIMLFIEFQEKSKKCKTELVSEVHKLGGKPINDSSISLPFMQVWIKIKSKFKSNDREDILNRCEHDDDITIKTYKNVLSENSENLTEIQQNMLTAQHQSIKIDHDILKDLGNVLVSCRKFTLDT, from the coding sequence ATGGATAGGACAAAATCAATAGATGCCTTAAATAACTTAATCAGCATCAATAATAATCGATTTGAAAGTTACGCAAAAGCTTCAAGACAAACGGATGAATCAGATTTGATAATGCTTTTTATTGAATTTCAAGAAAAAAGTAAAAAATGCAAAACAGAACTAGTTTCTGAAGTTCATAAATTGGGAGGAAAACCAATAAATGATTCAAGTATTTCTCTTCCTTTTATGCAAGTTTGGATAAAAATAAAGTCAAAATTTAAAAGTAATGACAGAGAAGATATTCTTAATCGTTGCGAGCATGACGATGATATTACTATAAAAACATACAAAAATGTTTTAAGTGAAAATTCAGAAAATTTAACAGAAATACAGCAAAACATGTTGACAGCCCAACATCAATCCATAAAAATAGACCATGACATTTTAAAAGATCTTGGAAATGTATTGGTTTCTTGTAGAAAATTCACCTTAGATACTTAA
- a CDS encoding MlaE family ABC transporter permease has protein sequence MNSSENTIKATFDKSYLKNIFEDIGKATLFTTRFFKEVIKPPFEFKEFLWQCYAIGYKSLPLVSITGFIMGLVLTIQSRPTMAKFGAESWLPSMVGLSLIREIAPVITALICAGKIASGIGAELGSMKVTEQIDAMEVSAINPYKYLVVTRIMATTIMIPILVVFADFIGVFGGYIGYNIHENMNFYRYFSNVLEHLEFLDILPAVLKTFFFGFAIGFVGCYKGFNAENGTESVGKAANTAVVAASLAIFIIDMIAVQITDLFY, from the coding sequence ATGAATAGTTCTGAAAATACTATAAAAGCAACCTTTGATAAATCGTATCTGAAAAATATTTTTGAAGACATCGGCAAAGCTACATTGTTTACAACTCGGTTTTTTAAAGAAGTTATAAAACCTCCCTTTGAATTCAAAGAATTTCTATGGCAGTGCTATGCTATTGGTTATAAATCATTGCCATTGGTAAGTATAACTGGTTTTATAATGGGATTGGTACTTACTATACAATCCCGACCAACAATGGCCAAATTTGGTGCAGAATCCTGGTTACCCAGCATGGTTGGTCTTTCGTTAATTCGAGAAATTGCTCCTGTAATTACGGCCTTGATTTGTGCCGGAAAAATTGCATCTGGAATTGGAGCCGAATTGGGTTCTATGAAAGTAACTGAGCAAATTGACGCCATGGAAGTTTCGGCTATAAATCCTTACAAATACTTGGTGGTTACCCGAATTATGGCAACTACAATTATGATTCCTATTTTAGTTGTTTTTGCCGACTTTATTGGAGTTTTTGGTGGCTACATAGGATACAATATTCATGAAAACATGAATTTTTACCGTTATTTCTCCAATGTGTTAGAACATCTGGAATTTCTGGACATACTGCCCGCTGTACTAAAAACTTTTTTCTTCGGATTTGCTATTGGTTTTGTTGGCTGCTATAAAGGATTTAATGCTGAGAATGGAACCGAAAGTGTTGGGAAAGCGGCAAACACGGCTGTTGTTGCTGCTTCGTTGGCCATCTTTATCATTGATATGATTGCCGTACAGATAACCGACTTATTTTACTAA